A portion of the Deltaproteobacteria bacterium genome contains these proteins:
- a CDS encoding glycosyltransferase family 39 protein: protein MTGSTASADSPRSAWRADLLALIALATLFVILLHRTWHRWGDIVSDCGREAYLAMRLVTGDVLYRDVASQYPPFAPYLNALLMRLFGVHLDVLYASGMVSSALVTLLTYRLCRRALAAPVAAATAGLLLFVCGFRSYLFDYILPPSYSGLYGLIFGLLAMLLLLRAWERRAMMPLAGAGLCCGLALVCKLELGLAAAAAGASFCVGRALERERLDWRELARDGVWFSAGAALVVALCAGWLVSEGALGIAWFDNIFPAARVEYWNQRFYHVGFPSVAQVAEIVGDGAWFVVTTSAALAAIGGVMIAPTRVMAVSTAVAITVVLSGMIAFGWPALLAPLARIGLTGLRWGPLGALACVLWALQRLRRTPASTRAPVTLLVGTFTLGMLARWGFVLHEYSREYSAPTVIVIAALLSAAIARRLLPRFAVWVGAVAPPLLIAWAVALVIALHGYAIRGEILGLYEWRDYPLRTPYGEIYTDADHGRAFERTLAFLAAQPSDAELLALPEEGFLNFLSGRRSRIYNSTVIPGMLLGRAEEEAFAAHLYADGPQFIIVSNRSFHEFGLENFTTYNPLVKRWIEQNYLLNEDVSGGTYDLEIYSRGARTRPTVKSRR from the coding sequence GTGACTGGCTCGACCGCTTCTGCTGATTCGCCGCGTTCTGCGTGGCGCGCTGATCTTCTCGCGCTGATCGCGCTGGCGACGCTGTTCGTTATTCTGTTGCACCGGACTTGGCACCGCTGGGGCGATATCGTGTCCGACTGTGGGCGCGAGGCGTATCTAGCGATGCGGCTGGTGACCGGCGACGTGTTGTATCGCGACGTCGCGTCGCAGTACCCGCCGTTCGCGCCGTATCTCAATGCTCTACTGATGCGGCTGTTCGGTGTGCATCTCGATGTGCTCTATGCCAGCGGCATGGTGAGTAGTGCGCTGGTGACGCTGCTTACCTATCGCCTGTGTCGTCGCGCCCTCGCGGCGCCTGTGGCCGCGGCGACGGCCGGGCTGTTGCTCTTCGTCTGTGGCTTCCGGTCATACTTGTTCGATTACATTCTCCCGCCGAGCTACTCCGGGTTGTATGGTCTGATCTTCGGATTGCTGGCGATGCTGCTCTTGCTGCGCGCGTGGGAGCGTCGAGCGATGATGCCACTAGCCGGTGCTGGGCTGTGCTGCGGACTGGCGCTGGTGTGCAAGCTGGAATTGGGTCTCGCCGCGGCGGCCGCAGGTGCCAGCTTCTGCGTGGGCCGCGCGCTCGAACGCGAGCGTCTTGATTGGCGTGAGCTGGCGCGCGACGGCGTCTGGTTCAGTGCGGGCGCCGCGTTGGTGGTCGCGCTCTGTGCCGGTTGGCTGGTCAGCGAGGGCGCACTCGGCATCGCCTGGTTCGACAATATCTTCCCGGCGGCGCGCGTCGAGTATTGGAACCAGCGCTTCTACCACGTCGGATTCCCGAGCGTGGCGCAGGTGGCGGAGATCGTCGGCGATGGCGCGTGGTTCGTCGTGACGACGAGCGCGGCGTTGGCGGCGATTGGGGGCGTGATGATCGCGCCGACGCGTGTGATGGCGGTGTCGACGGCGGTCGCGATCACAGTGGTGCTGAGCGGCATGATCGCCTTCGGGTGGCCGGCGCTACTGGCGCCTCTCGCGCGCATCGGCCTGACGGGACTGCGGTGGGGTCCGCTCGGTGCGTTGGCGTGCGTGCTATGGGCGCTGCAGCGACTGCGTCGCACCCCGGCGTCGACGCGGGCGCCCGTGACGCTGTTGGTCGGCACGTTCACGCTGGGCATGCTGGCGCGTTGGGGGTTTGTCCTGCACGAATACTCGCGCGAGTACTCGGCGCCGACAGTGATCGTGATCGCCGCGCTGCTCAGTGCCGCGATTGCGCGCCGGCTGCTCCCGCGATTCGCTGTGTGGGTTGGCGCGGTGGCGCCGCCGCTCCTGATTGCATGGGCGGTGGCGCTGGTCATCGCTCTGCACGGCTACGCCATTAGAGGTGAGATCCTCGGCTTGTACGAATGGCGGGACTACCCGCTGCGCACGCCCTACGGCGAGATCTACACGGATGCCGATCATGGCCGCGCCTTCGAGCGGACGCTCGCGTTCCTCGCCGCCCAGCCGTCCGACGCCGAGCTGTTGGCGCTCCCCGAGGAAGGGTTTCTCAATTTTCTCTCCGGACGCCGCTCTCGCATCTACAACTCGACGGTGATTCCCGGCATGTTGCTCGGCCGCGCGGAGGAGGAGGCATTCGCCGCGCACCTGTATGCCGACGGTCCGCAATTCATCATCGTCAGCAATCGCAGCTTCCATGAATTCGGGTTGGAAAATTTCACCACCTACAATCCCCTGGTGAAACGTTGGATCGAGCAGAATTATTTGCTGAACGAGGATGTCAGCGGTGGCACCTACGATCTGGAGATCTACTCGCGCGGGGCGCGCACGCGTCCGACGGTCAAGTCGAGACGATGA